The DNA region ATCTTCGACTGGCCCGCCCGCTTCGCGTATTCCACGGGCTCGAAGAGCACGTTGTGCCCGTTCGCCAGCATGGCGAGTGTGATCGTGCTGGTGAAGGAGAATCCGGCCGGGCACAGGTGCATGTAGCGCAGCAGGGTCTCGCGCTTCATGACGCGCTGCCCCGAATTGAGGTCCGGGATGCGGACGCCGACCAGGTAGCCCGCAAGCCGATTGAGCAGCCACTTGCCCGGACGCCGGATCCACGCGACGCCGGCCGACATCAGACGTCGCTCTCCCACCACCATGTCCGCGCCGGCGAGCCTGGCGTACAGGCGCGGCATGGCGTCGGGCTCATACGAGGCATCCGCGTCCATGATCATGATGGCGGGCGCCTCTGTGGCAAACACGCCGGTCTTGAGGGCGGCGCCATAGCCTCGATTCCAGGTATGCGTGATGACCCGCACACCGGCCGCGGCAGCGCGTGCCCCTGTGCCGTCAGTTGAACCGTCATCGACCACGATGATCTCGGTGGACACAGGGAGACCGGAGAGGACCTCGCGGACGTGCGCCAGCGTGCCGTCAATGCCGGCGGCTTCGTTGAACGCCGGCAAAATGACCGCCAGCTCTGGCACGGGCTTCGTGATGTCCATTCAGGGTTACCTTCCGCCGCCGAAAACGGCCAGTGTAGCCTACACCGTCACGACGGATCACAGGGAGGCCGGGAGGCCCGGAGGCACAGCTTCTTGTCACGACGGATCACAGGAGGTTCGGAGGCACGGAGCGCGCCCCTCGACGGATACGACGGATGACAGGAGGAGCGGAGACACGGAGGAAGCTTCTCGTCACGACGGATCACAAGAGGTTGGGAGGCACGGAGGCATGCCCTCACGACAGACACGACGGATCACAGGAGGTTCGGAGGCACGGAGCGCGCCCCTCACGACGGATACGACGGATGACAGGAGGAGCGGAGACACGGAGGAAGCTTCTCGTCACGACGGATCACAGGAGGTTGGGAGGCACGGAGGCGTGCCCCTCACGACGGACACGACGGATCACAGGAGGTTGGGAGGCACGGAGGCGTGCCCTCACGACAGACACGACGGATCACAGGAGGTTGGGAGGCACGGAGGCGTGCCCTCACGACAGACACGACGGATCACAGGAGGTTCGGAGGCACGGAGGCGTGCCTCCGAGTCACGACGGATCACGCAGGAGGTTGGGAGGCACGGAGGCGTGCCCTCACGACAGACACGACGGATCACAGGAGGTTGGGAGGCACGGAGGCGTGCCCTCACGACAGACACGACGGATCACAGGAGGTTGGGAGGCACGGAGGCGTGCTCCTCACGACGGATAACAGGAGGAGTGAAGGCCCGGAGTGGAATCGTCCGGAGGGCATGGGCTTCAGGCCGTGCCGCGCGTCCCAGACTGAAGCCCGGGACCTCCGACCCTCTGCCTTTCCGCGTCTCTGTGTGATCCGGCCTCACTAACAAAGGGCTCTGTGTCTCCTGTGCCTCTGTGTAGTCCGTCGTGCGCCAACCGCAAGGCCTCTGCGTCTCCGCGCCTCTGTGTGATCCGACTTCACTGGGCCCGAGGGCTCCGAGTCTCTGTGTCTCCGTGTGATCCGTCGTGGTCGGCCGCAAGGCCTCTGCGTCTCCGCGCCTCCGTGTGATCCGACGTCACTGAGCCCGAGGGCTCCGTGTCTCTGTGTCTCCGTGTGATCCGACGTCACTGAGCTCGAGGGCTCCGTGTCTCCGTGTGATCCGTCGTGGCGGGCTACTGGCCGAAGGCGTAGAGGCGTCCGTCTCCGTCCCCGATGATGACGCGCCCGTCGGCGACAGCGGGAGAGGCCGTGAAGGGCGCGGCCGCATCGAACTCCCAGAGCTTTTTCCCGGAGGCAAGGTCCAGGACGTACAGCTTGCCGTCGCTCGAGCCTACGATGACCCGGGTGCCTGCGATCGCCGGCGAGGATTCCACTCGCGCACGGGTGGTGAACGACCAGCGCTGCTTCCCCGTCCCCATGTCGAGGGCGCGCACGTTCTTGTCACGGCCGCCCAGCACCATGGTGCCGCCATTGCCGCTGACGCTGAGGGCGGCTGACGAATAAAACGGGAACTGGCGGTCGGGATCGAGGAACCGCCACTTCACCCGTTTCGCCGCGATGTCCACCGCGACCACCTCGTTCGCGAAGGTGCCGTAGTACGCCACGCCTGCGGCGATGGCTGGCGAAGCGGCCGTGTAGGCTTGCGTGGCCAGGGACAGCACCTTGGTGCCATCACTGATACGGACGCCATGGAACACCTCGTCGCAACCGCCGAAGTACGCCACGCCGTTCCAGAGGGCCGGCGTGGAATGCACGTAGTTGTCGGTGCC from Acidobacteriota bacterium includes:
- a CDS encoding glycosyltransferase family 2 protein, whose translation is MDITKPVPELAVILPAFNEAAGIDGTLAHVREVLSGLPVSTEIIVVDDGSTDGTGARAAAAGVRVITHTWNRGYGAALKTGVFATEAPAIMIMDADASYEPDAMPRLYARLAGADMVVGERRLMSAGVAWIRRPGKWLLNRLAGYLVGVRIPDLNSGQRVMKRETLLRYMHLCPAGFSFTSTITLAMLANGHNVLFEPVEYAKRAGQSKIRPSHFVSFILLVVRAIVLFNPLKVFLPVGGVVFLIGIAKLIEDIYRWNLSETAVMAFLSAITIWSVGLLADMISRLQMQAPWRPKD